From Gloeocapsa sp. PCC 73106:
ACAGGTAAGTTATCGCATTGTGGCGATGAACAGTGCTAGTCGTCGCGACGGTCGTGCTCTTGAAGAACTTGGCTTCTACAACCCCAGAACCGACGAAACCAGACTCAACGTACCCGCGATCGTTACACGTCTCAAGCAAGGGGCACAACCTACGGAAACAGTTCGTAGTATCCTCCGCAAGGCTCAAGTTTTTGACCAGCTCAATGCCTAATTACTCTGAATTGGTACGGTTTTTAATAGCGCCTCTGTTAGATTCTGAGGAGTCTGTCAGTGTTGACTGTGAACAATTGAATAACTGCCAACGCATCTGGGTAAGGATCGCTGTGAAATCCAACGATAAGGGGCGCGTCTATGGTCGTGGTGGTCGCAATCTCAAGGCTATTCACACCATTTTGAGCGCCACCGCCAAAGGCGCCAATCAATCTCTCTATCTCGATGTTTATGGGGGGGAAAACACCGAAGATAATGCTAAAACGATCTCCCGTCGTTCTGCACCTCCTAAGCCCAGAAATTAGTGATAACCGCAAGAAACTCCATATCCGTACTTCTTAAGATTGGTATGGAATGATTCAGGGGTATTTTGGTAAGCGTGTTGGTGTTCCGTTACTTATTATTATCCGTGTTTTGATTTTCTATACTATTGAGGTTGGCAATTCGCTACCGCGCAGCGCCACCGAAGCGATCGCTTTTTGAGGACTTTTTAGTATAGAATTTTTTTACAGTGAATTACGGAATTTAGCTATTCCTTAACATAAATATAGGGGTGGCGATGGCGCCACCAGTCGATTTATTTACCCATACCTAACTGTTGAGCTTTCTGATAGACTTTCCCCTCGGTTAGTAACGAAGGCGCGATGATTACCTCTACTTGCTGCATTTCTTTGAGGTTTTTAGCTCCTAGAGTGCCCATACTGGTTTTAAGAGCGCCCAGGAGGTTATGAGTACCATCGTCGAGTCGAGCTGGACCTATCAAAATTTCCTTGATAGTGCCAGTAGTGCCTACATTAATACGAGTACCACGAGGTAGTACCGGGCTAGGAGTCGCCATACCCCAGTGATATTGTTGTCCTGGGGCTTCTTTAGCTCTAGCGATAGGGGAGCCAATCATGACCGCGTCAGCTCCACAGGCAATACATTTACAGATGTCACCACCAGTAATAATACCCCCGTCGGCTATAATCGGCACGTAGATGCCAGTTTGGTCGGCAAAGTCATCTCTAGCGGCCGCGCAGTCAGCGATCGCTGTAGCCTGAGGAACACCGATCCCTAGTACTCCGCGAGAAGTACAAGCAGCGCCAGGGCCTATCCCTACTAAAACCCCTGCTGCTCCCGCTTTCATCAAATTAAGGGCAACTTCATAGGTCACACAATTACCCAAAACGACAGGTAGAGGCATGGACTGACAGAACCTAGCTAAATCTAGAGGGGTAACCCCTTCAGGAGCTAAATGATCCGTAGATACTACCGTAGCTTGCACAAAAACTAGGTCAGGGGCAGCATTAATCAGGATTTCGGAAAACTTGACTACCCCAACGGGAGTGAGACTGACCGCTGCAATGCCTCCTTTTGCTTTGATTTCTCCAATTCTTTGAGTAATTAACTCCGCCTTGATTGGTTCGGCGTAGAGTTCCTGCATCAATTCCACAAACTCGGATTTACCTACAGAAGCGATACGCTCTAAAATAGGCTGTGGATTTACGTAGCGAGTTTGTATACCCTCCAAATTGAGAACACCCAATGCTCCTAGTTCAGAAAGTTTTACGGCCATGTCCACGTCAACAACGCTATCCATAGCGCTAGCAATAATCGGAATTTCTCTGGTAATCTCACCGAGTTGCCAATTGGTTTCTGTTAAACTCGGATCTAAGGTACGCGCCCCCGGAGCGAGGGCGATTTCGTCTATTCCGTAGGCTCTTTTTGCCGTTTTACCTCGACCAATTACTATCTCCACTCTTTTTTTATTCCCATTCCCAAAGCTATTAGCCTAGGCTATCAAATTTTGGCAATAATTGCTAAGCCGGATAGATTCGTAGACGACGATTGGGTTCTTCCCCAAAGCTATCGGATTGTAAGTGATAATGTTCTACTAATTCGTGCTGCATTTTGCGTACCTTAGGAGAACGAGGTAGTAGCTCTACGGGCTGTTGGCGCGGGATAACTATTTGTTCTACCGCTAATCTCGCTTCTTCTAACGCCTCTATCTCATCGTCGTTACCTGCTTGGGTGAATAAACGTAGATCTTCAGCTTCGCTGCTTTGAGATTCCTCCAGATTTAACATTTGTTTCAAGCTGTAGCTGATTTGCGGTATGCTATTGGATTTAATCCCATAGATAGGAATCTGATAGTTTTTCGCCATTTGACGCAGTTTGTTGTTAGTTTTGACCTGGGAACGTAAAGCTAAGACAGCGTCAGCATTTTCAAAATCCTTAGTTAGCACAACGGGTAAATTCAGTATGTTGATGATCTGTTCTAACTGAGAACGAGCGATACCATAGGGATAAAGATACACTGGCCAATCTTCCCCACTGGGGCCTGGCACACGAATTTTATTAGTTTGGGCTTCTTTTTGCTGCCAGGATTGCTCCAGCAGGGTGTCGAATTGTTGACTCTCTTCACTGGGAATCGGGGTCATTCGTCCTGAAGCTCGCCATCCCGTTGGTTTAAGAGGTGATTCTCTCAGGTTTACTTGGTTTGTTGTATATCCAGGTTCTTCAGTAATCTCGACATTCCCTTGACCGTTTACCGTTCTAATCTGTTGAGGTGTGGCATAACCTCTTAATAGAGCGTCAATGGTTTGAGCCACGTCTTCGTGAATCACCCAGCGCTGTTTTTCCAACATTTCAATCGCGATCGCAAAAGTCGGAGGCGCTTTACGCTCTAAAACCGTTTTCTGGGAGTTTCTGCGTCTAGCTTCATCATCTCCTAAGGTAACTGCTTGAATTCCCCCAACTAAATCCGAAAGAGTAGGATTTTTAATCAAATTTTCCAAGCGATTACCGTGAGCAGTTCCCACCAACTGTACACCTCTTTCGGCGATCGTTCGAGCAGCTAAAGCCTCTAATTCGGTACCGATTTCGTCGATAACGATGACTTCGGGCATATGATTTTCCACCGCTTCAATCATCACCTGATGTTGTAGTTCCGGACGAGAGACCTGCATACGACGAGCGCGACCGATCGCCGGATGAGGAATATCTCCATCTCCCGCTATTTCATTAGACGTATCGATAATTACCACCCTTTTGTGCAGGTCATCGGCTAAAACTCTAGCTATTTCCCGCAAAGCCGTAGTTTTTCCCACTCCAGGACGTCCTAAGAGCAAAATCGACTGACCACTTTCAACTAATTCCCGAATCATGGTAATCGTGCCAAAAATAGCCCGACCAATACGACAGGTTAAACCAATAATTTCCCCGCCACGGTTACGCATGGCGCTGATACGATGTAAGGTCCTTTCGATTCCCGCTCGGTTATCTCCGCTAAAATGGCCAACCCTTTGGATACAGTGATCTAAGTCTGCTTTGGTCATGGGCTGATCTCCGAGATCTGCTGTCCCGTCTGAGAAGCGAGCTTCAGGAATCCTCCCCAAGTCCATGACTACTTCCACCAATTGATTTTTTTGGGGGTGTTGTTCTATACTCTCTCTGATTGAGTTAGGTAAAATCTCTAATAACTTATCCAAGTCGTCCGTAATTGGCATCTGCTCCAATGGCATTGTTTCTGACATTGATGATAATATATTCTTATTGTAGTTTAACTTACCTAGACCTGATGGGGATAAAACCCGCTTCAAACAATAATTGTTGTCCCTGATCGCTCAGTAGTAAATTAGCATAGGCGTTACCCGCTTGTTCATCTGATTCACCGTTTTCCTTGATGACATGGTGAGATAAAAAACTACGGTTTAAGCGTGTCACATAAATAAT
This genomic window contains:
- a CDS encoding KH domain-containing protein yields the protein MPNYSELVRFLIAPLLDSEESVSVDCEQLNNCQRIWVRIAVKSNDKGRVYGRGGRNLKAIHTILSATAKGANQSLYLDVYGGENTEDNAKTISRRSAPPKPRN
- a CDS encoding GuaB3 family IMP dehydrogenase-related protein → MEIVIGRGKTAKRAYGIDEIALAPGARTLDPSLTETNWQLGEITREIPIIASAMDSVVDVDMAVKLSELGALGVLNLEGIQTRYVNPQPILERIASVGKSEFVELMQELYAEPIKAELITQRIGEIKAKGGIAAVSLTPVGVVKFSEILINAAPDLVFVQATVVSTDHLAPEGVTPLDLARFCQSMPLPVVLGNCVTYEVALNLMKAGAAGVLVGIGPGAACTSRGVLGIGVPQATAIADCAAARDDFADQTGIYVPIIADGGIITGGDICKCIACGADAVMIGSPIARAKEAPGQQYHWGMATPSPVLPRGTRINVGTTGTIKEILIGPARLDDGTHNLLGALKTSMGTLGAKNLKEMQQVEVIIAPSLLTEGKVYQKAQQLGMGK
- the rpsP gene encoding 30S ribosomal protein S16; protein product: MIKLRLKRYGKKRQVSYRIVAMNSASRRDGRALEELGFYNPRTDETRLNVPAIVTRLKQGAQPTETVRSILRKAQVFDQLNA
- a CDS encoding R3H domain-containing nucleic acid-binding protein, with protein sequence MSETMPLEQMPITDDLDKLLEILPNSIRESIEQHPQKNQLVEVVMDLGRIPEARFSDGTADLGDQPMTKADLDHCIQRVGHFSGDNRAGIERTLHRISAMRNRGGEIIGLTCRIGRAIFGTITMIRELVESGQSILLLGRPGVGKTTALREIARVLADDLHKRVVIIDTSNEIAGDGDIPHPAIGRARRMQVSRPELQHQVMIEAVENHMPEVIVIDEIGTELEALAARTIAERGVQLVGTAHGNRLENLIKNPTLSDLVGGIQAVTLGDDEARRRNSQKTVLERKAPPTFAIAIEMLEKQRWVIHEDVAQTIDALLRGYATPQQIRTVNGQGNVEITEEPGYTTNQVNLRESPLKPTGWRASGRMTPIPSEESQQFDTLLEQSWQQKEAQTNKIRVPGPSGEDWPVYLYPYGIARSQLEQIINILNLPVVLTKDFENADAVLALRSQVKTNNKLRQMAKNYQIPIYGIKSNSIPQISYSLKQMLNLEESQSSEAEDLRLFTQAGNDDEIEALEEARLAVEQIVIPRQQPVELLPRSPKVRKMQHELVEHYHLQSDSFGEEPNRRLRIYPA